DNA from Campylobacter lari:
TTAAATAAAAAATGTTATAAATTTTTAAAAGAGCTTTTTACTAAAAATATACTTAGCAAACTAGCAATAATTATAAAAATAATATAAATATAAAAATACTCCTTATATACAAAATTAACAATAAAAGGGGTTATAAAACCCAAAATCGCATAAGAAATATTATAAGCAAAAGAAAGACCACTCGATCTTAACTCTGTGGTAAAAATTTGAGTCATAAAAATAGGAGCAAAAGCTATAATACCTTGTGCAAAACAAGCAAGCAAATAAAATAACAAAAACCACTCATTATAAAAGCTAAAACTAATGCCAAAAATTCCAAAAAGTAAAGTGAAAATCAAACAAATTTTAAAATGTCCTAAAAAATCTGCTAAATATCCTTGCGCTAAACTTCCTAGTATGATCATCACTATGGCCAAATTTTGATATAACAAAGCAGTAGTTTTGCTAACTCCTAATAAGCTTTCAAAATATTGTGGCAGTATCATTAAAGTAGCCACCCCACTTGTTAAAACCACAGTAAGTAAAGCGCATATTAACATACTTTTTTTATGTGTTTTTAAAGCCTGCAAAAGTGGGAAATTTAAAATTTTTTCTTTTGCTTTTATATTTTTAAAAGCTGGTGTTTCATTTAATTTCGTGC
Protein-coding regions in this window:
- a CDS encoding MFS transporter, which produces MQKAFKNTIYASLGGILEFYDFVLFIFFASVFAKIFFPQNDDFWPLIYTYVAFGAGYLARPFGAVVLAHFADIKGRKNVFYISMLLMVVPSFVLAFLPTYENIGLLATFMLFVIRIAQGLAIGAEVSGAWIFVSEFVSKKRLGLALGFISATLTLGLLLGNLATLTIYAYFDKEEVESFAWRIPFFIGGFFGILALFLRTKLNETPAFKNIKAKEKILNFPLLQALKTHKKSMLICALLTVVLTSGVATLMILPQYFESLLGVSKTTALLYQNLAIVMIILGSLAQGYLADFLGHFKICLIFTLLFGIFGISFSFYNEWFLLFYLLACFAQGIIAFAPIFMTQIFTTELRSSGLSFAYNISYAILGFITPFIVNFVYKEYFYIYIIFIIIASLLSIFLVKSSFKNL